A segment of the Cohnella algarum genome:
AGCGCATTCTCCATGTCCCGTTCGACCTGAGCGAAGCCGTGGAAAGCGTCATCCTCACGATGGAGGCCGTTATCTTCGAGAAAAACATCGAGCTCGACTACGAGATCGAGCCCGGCCTGACCGTGAACGGCAGCAGCGAGCAGATGAAGCAGGTCGCCATGATTTTGCTGGACAATGCGGTCAAATATACGAATCCCGGAGGCTCGATCGAGCTCAAGCTCAGGAAGACGGGCCATCACATCCTGCTCTCCGTGACCAACACCGGCGAAGGCATTTCCGCCGAGCATCTCGGCAAAATTTTCGACCGCTTCTACCGCGCCGACCCGTCGCGTTCGCGCAAGCACGGCGGCTACGGCCTCGGCCTTGCCATCGCCAAGTCGATCGTCGAGCAGCACCGGGGAAAAATTTACGCCAAAAGCGTGCCGAACGAGACGACGACCTTCTTCGTTCAGTTGGGCTAAGATAGCGGGAATTCGAACCAAAACAGCGCAGGACCGCCCGGCCGCCGTTCATGACGGCCGGCGACAGTCCTGCGCCGTTCTTTTTCCGAAGGCGGAGTTATCGCGCTTGTCCTTCCAATATCCGCTTGATCGCCTTCAAATCCTTACGGTTCGCTCTGCGCATCATCGCTTCGGCCGGTTCCCAGACATACGTCGTCTCCATCGGAAAAGGCCCGTCGGCCGTTCTCATCACCAGCAGCCGGCCCGGACGGTATTCCGCGATTTCGTATACGTACGCCAACCTCCTCCCCAGAAAATCCGCTTGAAACGCAATCCGGGAACCGAGCGCCAGCGGCTTCGGGGTCTGCCATTCGACCGATTTGATGTTGACGTACCATTCGGGAGCATGATCGGGGTCGGCCGCATACGCTGCTACCCGTTCCAGGGGGCTGCGGATGACCGTTTCCGTTTGAACGTCTACCATGCGTGGCGCTCCTTTTCGTTACTTTATCGGTACGACGCGTTGACATGGATATTATGGCAAAAAACTCGCGCAGCGATGATTCTTCCGGCGGAACCGGTATGGAAAGGGCGCTTACGCGAAATTAACGGCACCGTGAGGCCGTTAATCGGGCCTCGCGCCGATATAACGCGGAAAAGCGGCCCGATTCAACCCGGGTAGGTCTCCCTCAAAAACTTCACCGACTGCTCGATGAGCGCCTTCAGGACGTCCGTATCGATATCCGCGACCTTGTTAATATAGACGCACCCTTTGCCTGCCGTATGTTTGCCGAAATTCCGCAGCAGCTCTTCCCGCTTCTCGTCGCCCGTCGCGAAATAAAGGCTGATCTTCGCCTTTCTCGGCGAAAAGCCGACGAGCGGCGCGTCGCCTTCATGGCCTGACGCGTATTTGTAGTGGTACGAGCCGAAGCCGATGATGCTCGGTCCCCACATTTTGGCCGGATAGCCGGTCGTTTCGGCAAAAAGGTCCAAAAGCGCATAGGCATCTTCGCGTTTCTTGGGGTTGTCTACATTTTCGATGAACTCGATGACGCTGTTGTCGGTTTCTTTCGTTTTCAGCTCGTACATCGGCGGACTCTCCTTTTTGGGGGCGTTTACGATATTAGGTTGAATCCCATGGATGATTGCACTCCGGACAACATCATTTTAACAAACTTGCAGATAGTGTAAAATCTCTGTGGGTGTAGGAATTGGAAAAAGCGGATATAGAAAAAGAGCTTCTCCCTTGGTAAAGTGATGTTTGCGCACAACACACCAAGAAGGAGGAAGCTCCTGTGAGCCACTTTACCACAACAATGCCGACGATGAAAGAGATTGAGCAATGGATTTTCCGGAAAATGCAGGAGGAATTCGCTCGTGCGATGAAGCAGGTACTGGAGGCGCTGGATCAGCAGATCCTGGAGCAACGGGACCGAGAGCGTTATCGAGTAAAGGACGAGCGTGAAACAAGCGTCAACACAGTGTTCGGGAATGTGCGCTTTAAGCGGAGATTGTACTGTGACCGTAGAAGCGGCAAACACGTGTATCTGCTGGATCAGCTGTTGCAATTCGAAGGGCGCGGGAAAGTCAGTCCGCATTTGGAAGAGACAGCAATCGCATTCGCAAGCCAAGGACCGTCGTACCGGGACAGCGCAAAGAGGCTGGAGCAGCTTTTGGGCTACAATGTGCTGAGCCACCAAGCGATCAGGGAAAAACTGATGGAGCGTGCGCAACAGCCGATGCCAGCGGTGAAACGGCGCGCTGCCCGCGTGCTGTTCGTGGAAGTGGATGGGCTGTACACGAAGCTGCAGCGGAGCAAAAAGCGCGGGATGGAGAACGCAATTGCAGTCGTACACGAAGGCTGGGAGAAGAACGGCAAGCGGGTACAGCTGAAGAACAAACAGCATTACCTGCATACGAGCGGCGGCGACTTCTGGGAAGGGTTCGGGGACTTTCTGGTGGAGCGTTACGAAATCGACGAGAACACGTGGCTTGTGGTGAACGGAGACGGCGCGGCGTGGATCGGGGAATGTACATCCTACTTTCACCAATGTCTGTACATGCTGGACCGCTTTCATGTGGCGCGTGATTTGAAACGCTTTGTTGGTCATTTGCCGCAGGTGTGGGAGACCGTGAGACGGTCTTTGGCCAAACAGGATGCAGCCGCGCTTATGGCGGTCCTGGAAGGCGTGTCGGAGCAAGAGATAGCGGAAGAGAACCGGAAGGATTGGAAGCCGTATAAAAGATTTCTAAAGCGGCATGAGAAGCATTTGGACGACTACCGAAAAACACTCCAGGCGAAGGGGATCGACACAAGCGGTATGCGCCCGATGGGAAGCGCGGAATCGCAGATGCGTATATTCGCCAAGCGGACGAAGCGTGGCGGGTACAGTTGGAGTGAGCGAGGCGTCAGGGCGATGCTGAGGACGATGATGAGGATTCAAGAAGCGGGCACGGTGGTAAGAACGGTTGAAGGACAAGCGAGTAAGCAGGCAACGCCGCAGCAGTCGATAAACATGCGGCAATTGCTCAAGAACGTGACGCAACCGGTCAAGGGTTGTATCGCTGGAATGATTCGCATGCTGCAAGGACCGAAGCAAAGCAGCACAACGGGTATGGCACTCAAAGCACTTCGCGGATAACGGCAAAAAATTCTGACAAATCACTTGTGTTTGATGAAAGAACGAAGCAAAGCGCTTACAAGGAAGAGGTTCCTTCGGGGTTCGCGTTCCAGGCATCTTAAATGACTGCCCACGCTAGCTTGACACTGACAAACTTGCATGACAGATATACAAAGCACACCTAAAATGATATTTTTATTTTTAGAATCCAGAGTCCCGGAAGGGCGGAGCACTTCTTAACACGGCGGTGGACATCTTGACACAAGCGCGAACGATCCAAATCTTTCTTCCCGACGGTTCTCCCCGGGGGATAAAAATCGCTGAAATTACGAGCCGCATCGTAAAGGCAATCCTGATACCCAGAAATAGACTGAATGAAGCCGGCCAACGCGATGAAACGAAGAACGTAGGATTGTACTTTTTGTTCGGGCAGACAGACGAGGATGCCAAACCCAGAGTTTATATCGGCGAAGCGGAAGACTGCTACGCGCGCTTGAAACAGCATAATAAAGAAAAAGATTTCTGGGAGCACGCCGTCGTCATTACGACAAACAACAATTTTTTCACGAAAGCCCATATTAAGTACTTGGAATGGTATTGTTACGATCGATGCAATGATATAAATCGGTATAAACTGCAACAAACCGTCCCGGCAAGAACGTATTTACCCGAATCCGCGATTGCCGACTTGATGGATATTTTCGAAACGATGAAGATTTTAATCTCGACTTTGGGTTATCACTTGTTCGAGGAAGCCCGGGATACGAATAAAAGCGTGTCTTCCGTGGACACATTTTATTGTAAGGCTAAAGGCGTGGAGGCTGTCGGTCAATTCACCGACGAAGGGCTCGTTGTCCTAAAAAATTCCCAAATGGTGTTAAACGCCGCTCCCAGCATGAAATCGTACGTAGGGTTAAGAAATAAATTGATCTCGGACGGCATCGTAGTCAAACAAGATGAGCATTATCTTTTCGTCTCGGATTATGTGTTTAATTCGCCAAGCGCCGCGGGGGCGGTCGTTCTCGGCAGACCGTCCAACGGTTGGGCGGATTGGAAGAACAGCAGCGGAAAAACGCTGGATGAAGTGAAAAGAGGCTGAAAAATAAATCGGGATTGGCCCCTATAAAACAAATAGACTCTGACCAGGTCAGAGTCGCCCCACTGAAACTTACTTCCCCGTCTCTTTCCGAATCGCCGGCGCGACCTTCGTCGCCAGCAGCTCGATGCCTTCCGCGACTTTGCGGAACGGCATGCCGCCGATGTCGATCTGGGCCATGAAGCGCCGGTGCCCGAACAGTTCGTATTGATAGAGGATTTTCTCTATGATTTGCTGCGGGCTGCCCACGAACAAGGCGGTGTCCGGGCCCGCCAATCGTTCGAATTCGGCCCGGGTCACCCTGCTCTCGGTTCCTCTCCCGCGGCTGACGTAAGAACGGTAATTCGCATAATAGGGGAAGTATTCCTCTTTCGCTTGCTGCGTCGTCGCGGCGACATACCCGTGCCCCGTGATGCCTACTTTGAGCTCCTCCGGGGCGAAGCCGGCTTCGGCGCCGGCCTTGCGATAAAGATCGACGAGCGGCTTGAACCGTTCGGGCTCGCCGCCGAGAATCGCGATCGCCATGCCGACCCCGAGCCTTCCGGCGCGAATCGCGCTCTCCGGCGAGCCCCCGACGCCAACCCAGATCGGCAATCGGCTTTGGACCGGCCGGGGGGCGATTTCGGCGCTCGCCAACGGGGATCGAAACCGGCCCGACCAGGAGACGACGTCCGCTTCGTTCAGCTTCAGAAACAAGTCCATATTTTCGGCAAAAAGGTCGTCGTAATCGTTCGTATCGTAGCCGAAAAGCGGGAACGATTCCACGAACGCTCCGCGCCCTGCGATGATTTCCGCCCGGCCGTCCGACAGCAAGTCCAGCGTGGCGAAGTCCTCGAACAGCCGGACCGGGTCCGCCGTGCTGATGACGGTCGTCGCGCTCGTCAATTTGATCCGTTTCGTCGCCTGGGCGATCGCCGCGAGGACGACCGGCGGCGCCGAAACGGCATAGTCCAGCCGATGATGCTCGCCGACGCCGAACAGATCGAGCCCCGCTTCGTCGGCCAGCTTCGCCGCCTCGATCGTCTCCTTCAACCGCTGCCGGGGGCTGATCGTGTTGCCGGCATGCGGGTCCGGCACGAGATCTCCAAGCGTATAAAGACCGATTTCGAAATTCATCCCGCCACCTCGAGCCTCCCGGTTAATCGTTCGGACAGCCGCTTTCCGACAGGTGGCCAGACCGGTTTATTTTCGTTTGCAAATATTTTTCGTTAAATTCGGAAGCGCTGCCCCACAGCGGCGTCCGGGCCGAGACGTGCATGCCCGCCTTTTTCAAGGCTTCCAGCTTTTTGGGGTTGTTCGTGATCAGCCTGACCGGCTTCGAACGAAGCGTCCGCAAAACTTCGATGGCGTCGCCGTAATTCCGGGCATCGTCGACAAATCCGAGATTCAAATTCGCATCGACGGTATCGTAGCCGTTTTCCTGCAGGACGTAGGCCATCGCTTTGCTGAACAGCCCGATTCCTCTTCCCTCGTGATTGGCCAGATAAAACAAGGCGCCCGTTCCGTGCTCCGCGATCATTTTCAGGGACTGCTCCAATTGGAACCCGCAATCGCACCGCTGGCTGCCGAAAATATCGCCCGTGTGGCAGATGGAGTGCATGCGGATCAGCGCATCCTCGCCGTTGCGGAAATCGCCGTACGCCAAAACGCTGGACTGCTGCATTTCGGCCAAATTGACGGAGGACAGCTTTTCGATGATCCGTTCGACGTCCTCGGTTACTTCCTGGCAGCGAAGCCAACAATACCATTGGAACGTGACGGTCTCGCCGTCCAGACGGATCGGCAATCGAATCGGCCCCACCAGGTAAAGGGCCTCTTCGCCGCTTTTGATCAATCGAATTTTCTTTTCCAGGATGGAGACGACTTTCTCTTGAAGCGCAGGCATGCCACGACCCCTTACGATTAAAAATTTGGTTTCAATATGCCCCGGGCAAAGAAACCGTATGCCCTCGGGTTTCCGAAAGGATGCCCAAGCCGAAACGGCTATCGCCGTCCTCTGTGGGTTCGACTCCTTGCCGGGCTGGCTACATTGGATTTTGTCCAATCAAAGTCGGCTTTTAGGCCGCCCCCGCCGTCTTCGTTGGATTTTGTCCAATCAGGCGAGGCATTTTCGGCGATTTTGCCCTTATTTCAGGTTCCGCGTTGGAAAAAATCCACTGTAGACCGAGGTTTCCGCGTTTCTCGCACCACCCGTTGGATAAAATCCAACATAGGCGCAGCTTCGCAGGCTCAGCCGCCTGAGCGGCGCCGCGCCAGTCCACGCAAACATCGCATTCCGATCTACCTAAGAAAGGCACCCTTCGGGGTGCCCTTTGTTCCATGAAGAAAAGAAAAGCAGCCTATACTTACTTTATGAAACTAAGTTTATTATAATAACAAAGGAACGTCAAGTATGTTATTTCAAATGCGGCAGGATACACCTCGCGAGCTTGTCCGCCAACCGCTCCGGGTCGGCTGCGTCCTCTTTCGTCAACGTAACCCGGATATGCCGCTCGTCCCAATCGAACGCTTCCTCCAGCAGGCCGCTCAGCCCTTTGGCCCGCCGGTCGATTTCGATAAAAAAGTTCACCCGCTCCGACCTGTCCGCCGTATAGTAAACCTCGATTTCGTCCAGAGCCGAGGGCAGCCGCGGCTTGAATTCGAATTCCTGCACGAACGGGAATTCCGTCCGAAGGTGCGGGACATGAAGCAGCGAAACCTCATCCAGCCGAAGTCCCAGCAGCTTGACGGCCTCGAAGAACCCGTGAACGATCGGATGCGGCAAAATCGGCACGGCGTCCCGGTCGTTCCTGGTCTCCTCCATCTCCACGTTCACGGTCGTTTCCAGCCACACCTTGGAAGAATCGATCGACACCGGCGTCGTCAACGGAATCCGGAACCGGAACGGAACCCGTTTCTCTTCGCCTGGGGCGACCGTAACGCTCGTTCCGAGCGTATGGCGGTAAATGACGCCTTTGTCTTTAACGATTTGCTTGTTTTTTTCGCAAAAAAATTCCGCCACGAGCCCGAATTCGATCGCGGTCACATGCTTCGCGTCCCGTCCTCCCCTCAAAATGACGGTGCCGCTCAGCTCCTCCCCGCAGCGAACTCCGCGGGAAATGTCGAGCGTCGTGTCGACTTTGACGCCTCCGGTTCGATTCATCATTCGCTCATAGATAGACATAGGACAGTTTCCCCTCCGCATCGGTCATAGCTTCATCGTACCGGGCGCGATGAGGTTTGGCAATCCGCATTCGGTTTTTTCTTCCAACTCTCTGAAACTGCGAATTAGAATGCCCGTAAATAGCTTTAGGCGATTCGCGAAACTGCAAGAATCGCAAAACTTATCGGGCATAGGAGGATTTCTCGAATGGGTTTGTTCGATCTATTCAAAGGAGACAAAAGCACGGAAGGCATGACGCCGCATTTCGCGTTCGCGAGCTCGCTGCTGTACATGATGCAATCGGACGGGGAAATGGATCACGAAGAAGTAGGGCAGCTGCTGGCCGTCTTGGGCGGAGAAGAGCAGAACGGCGTCATCGGCGTCGGTGCGAACAACCGGGCTCTGCTGGTCGGGCCTTGAAATACGTTCGCTCGACCCCGATCGACAAGTTTTTGCAGGAAGCGGCTCCGATCCTGACCGACGCGCAAAAAATTTGCATCCTGGTCAACCTGGTCGATTCCTCTCTCGCCGACGGCGAACCCGAGCATCAGGAACAACAGTTATTCGCCAAGTTCCTGGCCGCGTTCAACGTTTCGGAAGAGCGCTTCACGCCATTCTTTGAAGTCATTTCCTTGAAAAACGACCGTTCCGTCTTCCTCAATCAAAACCACCCGAAAAACCAACCGGGGTATCAGGTCAAGCTGCACGTTTAATCTCGCATATACGACAGGACCGTCTTCGGGGCGCTTCGCCTCCGAAGGCGGTCCTGTTTTGGCTGCCGCCTACAGCGCGAACAGCTTCAGCTCCTTGACCCTCACATAGCCGTTGTCGGTGCTGACAAACCGGACCTTGCTCGTCGCGACCGGGTCGGCGAACGCCAGGGAGACGACCGTACTCGTCTTCGGATTTCCGCTCGCCGACGCTCCCGGGATATCCGTCCAGCCGCTTCCGTTCCACGCCTGCAGCTTGAAGTTCGACACCGCGTTGCCGTCGCTGTGGCCGGTATGAACCTCCGCGCTTCCGATGGCATAGCTTTGGCCCAAATCGACCTCCAGCCAATGCGGGCCGTTCGTATTCGCGCTTACCCAGCGGGATTCGTCGGACACGACGCCGTCCACCGCTTTCTCCGCCGCGAAGACGTCATAGACCGAATCCGCCGTCGCCGGCTTTCCCGCCGCCACGTTTGCCGGGCCGACGGCCGTCGGCGCGAGCGCCGAAACGTTTCCATCGCCGTCCACCGTCCGAACCTGATACTCGTCGCCGGAAACGCCCTCCTTGTCGAAGTAGTACGTCCCTTTCGATACTTTGTCGTATGCGGCCCCGTTTTTGAAAATTTCGTAATAGGAAATCCAGTTGTCGTCGGCGCCTTCCGTCCAGGTTACTTCGATACCGTTATAGCCAAGGTTGGAAGCTTCGGCTTGCGAGACGTTGCCCGGCGCGGAGGGAGCGGTCGTATCGCTGCCCGACATCGGCCGGTTTTCCAGGTTGAAGAAAATGACCTCGCCCTGCTTGAACGGCGTCAGCGGAATGCCGTTGGTCATCCAGTAGGAGCCGCTGCGCGTTTCCGTCGTTTTGCCGCCTTCCAGCGTCGCGACCGTGTAGCTGGCCGACGCGTTCAAGCCTTTGGGGAAGACGGTGACATTCGTGCCGACCATCGCGTCTTTTTTCGCGAACGTGATGTACCCTTTGGAGCCGTCGCCGCTCATTTTTTGCAAAATGCCTTCCTTGTCGCCCGCGCTGACGGCGGGACGGTACACCTTCACCCATCTGCCCATGACGCCCTGCGTCTTCAGGTACCGGTACAGGTCCACGTCCCGGCGCAGCGGCTCCATCTCGCTTGGCGTCCCGTCGACTTTGCCGGCGATCGTCAGGTGGTAGCTCAACAAGTAGCGGTTGCTTTTGCTGTAGTTGCCGATGTCGCCTCTGCCGTAGCTGACCTGAAGCTTCTCGGAAGGGAACAGCAGCGACGTATAATACCCGTCCTCGCTGCCCGCCGCTCCGTCGCGCAGCTGCACCACGTCGCTGAACCGCGCCGTTTCGATCGACAGCAGGCCCGCCCCGTCGCTGCACAGGAGCAAGGCCGCGCCGGGATTTTGCTTTTTGAACTGTTCGAGAATGTAGAGAATGTTGTTGGCCTTCAGAATCGTTCCGGAGTCGGCGCCGTAGTCCGTTTTCAGCATAAAGCTCCCGAACTCGGTTTGTTTTTGATTCAGCATCGCGAGGATGTGCGCCACGACGTCCTGGCGCTCCGTCCTTAATCCCGCCTTGTACCAGGAAGGATTCGCCATCCATTCCGGATGAGCCGCGGCAATTTGGGAATTCGCTTCCGCCCCCAAGGGACGAGCCACAGCCCGAGTTTCTGCCCGTTTTTAACCGCGTAGGCGTTGTAGGCGGCGTTGCTTTCTCCCGGCTTGTTGTTCCAGTCGCCCAAATAATCCTGCCAGCCGGCGTCGATCCAGATCAAATCGCCCCCGATATAGCGGGTCGAATGGATCTTGTTCAGGATGTGGGCCGGGTCGCTGCCGTAACCGCCGAAGCGGACAAGCGGAAAATACTCTTCCCGGGTGTAGTCCCACTTGTAGCGATAAGTGAAATCGAGAATCGTATTCCCCATATCGTCCAGGTCCCCGGAAAACACGCCCGTACGGCTTAGCGGACCCTTCAACGTCGCGTTGTTCGCGATCGTTACCGGGCCGGAGCTCGTCTTCATCTGCGCGAACGTCCGGCCGGAAAAATCGCCGACCTCCGCCAGCCAGTTCCCCGTGTAGTCCCAGGTGACGAAAATTCCCTCCGACAACGTGCGGTTGTACAGCGCCAGAAACGGATGGTACTTGTTGGAGCCGTTGCCCGCGAAGGTCGTGTTCGCCGTCGCCGGCTTGGGGTCCAGCAGCTTGTTCCAGACGGGCGTATCCGCCTTGTCGCCGCTCATGACGTAAAGGTCGACCTGCCCGGCATCGTTCTGCATCACGCGTTGGCGAAACGCGGATATATCCGCGAAGCTTTGGGAGCTTCCGGAAATATTCCGGAATTCCGACCATTCCTCGATGACGCCCGTCGAAGGATACGCGACATAATGACGCGTAACCTCGACGACGCTGTTATGGATAACGACGCTAAGCTGCAATTCGCCTTGCGCCAGCGTTTGCGTCCGGTACGAATCGTAAATCCAGCCCCCGCCGGAGCCGTTGTACGAAGCGGTTCCGATTTTGACGTTGAACTCGTCGGAGTTCGGGCTCGCCCCCTGCACGTAATTTCGGCCGGTCGCCTTGTTGACCAGCCGGGTCATCGTATACGTCCCCTCGCCGAAGCGCACCGCCTTCTCCACCTTGCCCGTCCCCATCGTCCACGTCCGCGTGGCCGAATCGTAATTCACGTAAGCATCCCCCGACGCGGCCGCATTCGCCTTGCCGCTCCCGATCGGCATTGCCGCCAGCAGCACGCAGGCCGCAACCGCCGCCAGCCAGCCCGTTCGAACTTTCGGTTTGCTTGACGCCGACATTCGTAAGCCCCTC
Coding sequences within it:
- a CDS encoding DUF1801 domain-containing protein, with translation MYELKTKETDNSVIEFIENVDNPKKREDAYALLDLFAETTGYPAKMWGPSIIGFGSYHYKYASGHEGDAPLVGFSPRKAKISLYFATGDEKREELLRNFGKHTAGKGCVYINKVADIDTDVLKALIEQSVKFLRETYPG
- a CDS encoding LLM class flavin-dependent oxidoreductase, with the translated sequence MNFEIGLYTLGDLVPDPHAGNTISPRQRLKETIEAAKLADEAGLDLFGVGEHHRLDYAVSAPPVVLAAIAQATKRIKLTSATTVISTADPVRLFEDFATLDLLSDGRAEIIAGRGAFVESFPLFGYDTNDYDDLFAENMDLFLKLNEADVVSWSGRFRSPLASAEIAPRPVQSRLPIWVGVGGSPESAIRAGRLGVGMAIAILGGEPERFKPLVDLYRKAGAEAGFAPEELKVGITGHGYVAATTQQAKEEYFPYYANYRSYVSRGRGTESRVTRAEFERLAGPDTALFVGSPQQIIEKILYQYELFGHRRFMAQIDIGGMPFRKVAEGIELLATKVAPAIRKETGK
- a CDS encoding GIY-YIG nuclease family protein yields the protein MTQARTIQIFLPDGSPRGIKIAEITSRIVKAILIPRNRLNEAGQRDETKNVGLYFLFGQTDEDAKPRVYIGEAEDCYARLKQHNKEKDFWEHAVVITTNNNFFTKAHIKYLEWYCYDRCNDINRYKLQQTVPARTYLPESAIADLMDIFETMKILISTLGYHLFEEARDTNKSVSSVDTFYCKAKGVEAVGQFTDEGLVVLKNSQMVLNAAPSMKSYVGLRNKLISDGIVVKQDEHYLFVSDYVFNSPSAAGAVVLGRPSNGWADWKNSSGKTLDEVKRG
- a CDS encoding SRPBCC family protein: MVDVQTETVIRSPLERVAAYAADPDHAPEWYVNIKSVEWQTPKPLALGSRIAFQADFLGRRLAYVYEIAEYRPGRLLVMRTADGPFPMETTYVWEPAEAMMRRANRKDLKAIKRILEGQAR
- a CDS encoding discoidin domain-containing protein, whose translation is MARPLGAEANSQIAAAHPEWMANPSWYKAGLRTERQDVVAHILAMLNQKQTEFGSFMLKTDYGADSGTILKANNILYILEQFKKQNPGAALLLCSDGAGLLSIETARFSDVVQLRDGAAGSEDGYYTSLLFPSEKLQVSYGRGDIGNYSKSNRYLLSYHLTIAGKVDGTPSEMEPLRRDVDLYRYLKTQGVMGRWVKVYRPAVSAGDKEGILQKMSGDGSKGYITFAKKDAMVGTNVTVFPKGLNASASYTVATLEGGKTTETRSGSYWMTNGIPLTPFKQGEVIFFNLENRPMSGSDTTAPSAPGNVSQAEASNLGYNGIEVTWTEGADDNWISYYEIFKNGAAYDKVSKGTYYFDKEGVSGDEYQVRTVDGDGNVSALAPTAVGPANVAAGKPATADSVYDVFAAEKAVDGVVSDESRWVSANTNGPHWLEVDLGQSYAIGSAEVHTGHSDGNAVSNFKLQAWNGSGWTDIPGASASGNPKTSTVVSLAFADPVATSKVRFVSTDNGYVRVKELKLFAL
- a CDS encoding GTP cyclohydrolase II, which translates into the protein MPALQEKVVSILEKKIRLIKSGEEALYLVGPIRLPIRLDGETVTFQWYCWLRCQEVTEDVERIIEKLSSVNLAEMQQSSVLAYGDFRNGEDALIRMHSICHTGDIFGSQRCDCGFQLEQSLKMIAEHGTGALFYLANHEGRGIGLFSKAMAYVLQENGYDTVDANLNLGFVDDARNYGDAIEVLRTLRSKPVRLITNNPKKLEALKKAGMHVSARTPLWGSASEFNEKYLQTKINRSGHLSESGCPND
- a CDS encoding sporulation protein, whose translation is MSIYERMMNRTGGVKVDTTLDISRGVRCGEELSGTVILRGGRDAKHVTAIEFGLVAEFFCEKNKQIVKDKGVIYRHTLGTSVTVAPGEEKRVPFRFRIPLTTPVSIDSSKVWLETTVNVEMEETRNDRDAVPILPHPIVHGFFEAVKLLGLRLDEVSLLHVPHLRTEFPFVQEFEFKPRLPSALDEIEVYYTADRSERVNFFIEIDRRAKGLSGLLEEAFDWDERHIRVTLTKEDAADPERLADKLARCILPHLK
- a CDS encoding ISLre2-like element ISTco1 family transposase, whose translation is MSHFTTTMPTMKEIEQWIFRKMQEEFARAMKQVLEALDQQILEQRDRERYRVKDERETSVNTVFGNVRFKRRLYCDRRSGKHVYLLDQLLQFEGRGKVSPHLEETAIAFASQGPSYRDSAKRLEQLLGYNVLSHQAIREKLMERAQQPMPAVKRRAARVLFVEVDGLYTKLQRSKKRGMENAIAVVHEGWEKNGKRVQLKNKQHYLHTSGGDFWEGFGDFLVERYEIDENTWLVVNGDGAAWIGECTSYFHQCLYMLDRFHVARDLKRFVGHLPQVWETVRRSLAKQDAAALMAVLEGVSEQEIAEENRKDWKPYKRFLKRHEKHLDDYRKTLQAKGIDTSGMRPMGSAESQMRIFAKRTKRGGYSWSERGVRAMLRTMMRIQEAGTVVRTVEGQASKQATPQQSINMRQLLKNVTQPVKGCIAGMIRMLQGPKQSSTTGMALKALRG